CAGAAACGGCGGCACAAAGCGGTCGAGTAAGGGCGACCAAATAAACTTGAGCGAATAGGGCAAACCTACCAAGCTGAACAACCCAATCGCGCTTAAATTCACGTTCTCGACTGTCATCCAGGCTTGCAAAGTCTTACTCGTCAAGAACAAGGGCAAACCTGACGCAAAGCCCAGAAACAAAAGAGCCGCCATCTTGCGGCTTTGAAAAACTTGAAAAAAAGATTGGGTTGCTTTCACGGCTGACAAAGGCTCCTTACGAACTTTTAGTCATTAGTTTGTTGTCCTTGCTAGTGGGTAATCGGTAATCGGTAATGCCTTGTATGAATTACCAATTACCAATTACCAATTGCCGTTTCTCCAATCCCTAATGACTCAGGAGAATGGCTCTTTTAGTATTGAGACATCATCCCATAGAGAGAAACCTTTTCCCGGAGACTTCGATAAGGGGAACACGAAGAATGTTATCGCCTTCGAGATCCCGATTTCATGGCAGCAAACTCATAGCCGCGCCAGACACCGACCAATATACCTTGTACCTCCACTTGGTTCGCCTTTACCTTAATGGGGTCGTATTTGGTATTCGCTGGTTTGAGCGTAATTTGCTCTCCCTGACGGTGATAGCGTTTCAAAGTCGTCCCGTGTCCTTCGACTCGTGCTGCCACAATCGTGCCATTTTTCACCCGATCCGGTTCGGGTACGGGTCGCATGATGACCATATCGCCTTCGGCAATTTGGTCATCAATCATGCTGTCTCCGATCACCCGGAGAGCATAATAATCTGGCTGACGAAACAGGGAAGCCAAATCCAGCTGTTCGACCGTATCAGTAAAAGGTTCAACAAGACCACCGGCAGCGATCGCTCCTAAAACCGGCACTCCACCCGTACCAGAGCGTACAATCCTAATCGTGCGGGCTTTTCCTTCCGTCCAGTCAATATAGCCTTTCGCACGCAAGTGTTCCAGGCGGCTCTGAACTGGCGCAGGCGACTTCAGTTCCATTGCCCGCATCATCTGCCGAATTGAAGGCGCGTGTTGATATTGACTGATATATTCCACCAGCCAATTATAAAGTTGCTGCTGAGCATCAGTTAAGGGTTCCATAAAACAATAGGGGAATACTAATCTACGTCCTATAGAACATTCGTACTACTAAAATCTTCGTCTGTCCAGTAGCTAATGACGAATGATTTTGAAACAATTAGTCATTCGCCATTTGTCATCCGTAATTAGCAAATTGTTAATCTGCTCCTAAAAGACTCACCAACAAAGCTTTCTGCGCGTGCATTCGGTTTTCTGCCTGATCCCAAACCCGCGACTGAGAACCTTCCATGACAGCATCGGTAATTTCTTCCTCCCGATGAGCCGGTAAACAATGCAGTACAATTGCATCAGGATCGGCAATACTTAACAGCTGCTCATTCACCTGGTAAGGTTGAAAAATTGGAATTCTGGCATTCGCCTGTTCCTCTTGTCCCATACTTGCCCAAACATCGGTATAAAGCACGTGGGCACCTTTAGCGGCAGCTTCGGGATCGTTAGTAATTGTCACCTCTGTGTTCCCCTGAGCAATCTTTTTCGCTTGCTCGACAATTGCCTCATCGGGTTGATACTCCGCAGGTGTAGCAATTCTCACATTCATCCTCATCAACGCGCAGCCCAAAAGCAGCGAGTTCGCCATATTATTGCCATCTCCCAGATAAGTCAAGGTCAGCCCATCTGGCGTTCCAAAGCACTCTTGAACAGTTAACAAATCAGCTAAAACCTGACAGGGATGTTCTAAATCTGACAGCGCATTGATAATCGGAATTTTGGCATAGTTCGCAAAAGATTGCAGATCCTCCTGCTCAAATGTCCGAATCGCTAGGATGTCTAGATAGCGATCCAACACCCGTGCTGTATCCACCAACGGTTCTCCCCGGCTCACCTGGGTAACATTAGGATTAAGGTCTATCACCTGACCGCCTAGCTGGTACATTGCCACTGAAAAGCTGACGCGAGTCCGTGTAGACGCTTTATAAAACAACAGCCCTAACACCTTATTACAGCGCAAACTGAGCTGATGCGTCTTCAGCTGGGCTGCCAAATCCAAAAGTTCTTTCATTTCCTCAGCACTGAGGTCTGCCAGACTTAGGAGATCTCGTCCTTTCAATGCTTCCATTTTTATCCCCGATGAGTGAAGTGAAATGCGTTCCCGCAGCGTGAGTCCTAACAGATCGCGTCGTTTTGACTCTACTTAGCTCTTGTTATACCGTTTTAAAACCCTACCAGATTTTTATCGACTTATCTGTGGCAGAGGATTGTAGCTGAAAGACTATCTAAATCTCGGATGTGTAAGCTAGGTTAATTTCACCAAACCCAGCACTGGTAAAGTTTTTTGGGTTTTGTCAACTTAACCAAACCTACGATTTTTCAAGGGTTTCAGGAGCTTTGGATAGCCTTTGAGGAATCGTAGAGACAAGTCCATGAGTCACTAGGAGTGTTTTCAACCACATCAGGAGGAAAACCTTCCGGTCAGCAACCCATTTTTGCAGAAGTTAACGAGTTTCAAGGGTAAATGTTTTTTCTGCTCCAGCAGCTTAATAAAGAGTTGCAAATTCCAAATTATATTTTCCCAGTCTCTTTTACCCCTAACTCTCGAAAAATCTTTTTTTAAACGAGAAATAAACCGCAATAAAGACAAAACAAACCATGATAAAGGTGTCGGTATGCTGAAGGTTCCCTTTCTCTCATCCTAGGAAAAAATTGAGCGAAATGCTCAGCCTGGTCTCCCTACCCAGAAAATAGGTTGCAAGAATTAACAAACTCATATATGCCGCTTAGGTTTGTTACACTTAAAATTTTTAGTAGAACCTTAAGCTGATCAATTAAGCTGAACAAGTATATTTACCAAAGTAATCGTTTAGCCAGGAAAATGGTTGGAAATATTACAGAAATATAATTTTATAGAATTGTGAATATGAAATTTCCCTTCGCGGTGAAAATAGGGCTAGCTATCTCGCTTCTTTCAGTTGGAGTCACTAGCACTAGCGTTTATTTTTTCTACTCAAAAACAAACCAAATTGTTTTAAACCAGATGTCAGAGCGACTTAAAGATGTAGGTCGTCAAGGAGCATCTCTGTTGGAGCAAGACAAACAAGAAACGATTCAACGGCTTCGCCAGTCTATTGAAAAAAAGTCTCTGCCTAGTAGCCAAAAAATCGGCACGCTAGAATCTGGAGAAATCACTGCTTCCTTACTGCCTAAAATTGCCCAAGAAGCTATGCAATCTCAGGATTATCAAGACCTTGTGCAAGTTTTGACAAAAATTAGAAGTAGTAGCCGAAGAAAAGTATTTCCAGTGAGATTTCTGAGACAAGCACCGGAAGTTAAAGAGAAGATTCCGCTTATTCGCTCAACCTACCTTATCGTTAGTATCCCAGAATCACCAGAATATCAAATTGTCAAATTTCTGGCTCATGCCAATTCCAAAAACACACTAGATCATAAAGAAAAATCAATTGGAAATTTATATGCGACTGACCAAAAAGAACTACAACAAGCTTTTGAGGGGGAGGCACAAGCGGGCAGAAAATTCTATACGGATGAAATGGGGACTTTTCTAAAAGCAGCTATTCCTATTAAAGATGAAGCAGATAATGTTATTGCGGTTTTAGTTTTAGAGTATGACGGTACTAACGAAATCAATCAAATCTATAAATTACAATCCATTTGTATCAGTATTATTGGTATTAGTTTAATCATGTCAATGCTGGTCGCATTTTTGCTGGCGCGGTGGTTGGGAAGCCCTATCGAAAAATTATTAGAAGGTGCCCAAAAAGTATGCGATCGCAACTTTGACATTTGTATAGATGTTAAAAGCAAAGATGAGCTAGGACTGCTGGCCGATGCCTTTAATTCGATGGTAGCGGAAATACGAGATTATGCCCAAAGTCTAGAATCTAAAAACAAAGATTTATTACAAATCAATCAACTAAAGGATGAATTTTTAGCCAATACTTCTCAAGAACTAAAGAATCCTTTAGATGGAATAATCGGTATTGCTGACTCTCTTGTAGAGGGAGCTGCTGGACAACTATCGGAAATTCAAAAGCAAAACTTGTTAATGATTTTGCAAAGTAGTCAGCGTCTAGCAAGTATGGTTAACGATATTGTTGATTTAGAAAAAATTAAGCATAAAACACTGGAGTTAAAACTCAGACCAGTAGGAATGCAAGAAATTGCCGATGTAGTTTTAACCCTTGCTAAACCTTTTGCAGATATCAAAGGTTTGCGCTTGATTAATCGGATTGAACCTACTGCCCCACTGGTACATGCTGATGAAAATAGAGTTCAACAAATTCTGCATAATTTAGTTAGTAATGCGATTAAATTCACTAATACAGGTTGTATAGAAGTCTTTTCCTCGGTTTCAGATGATTACATGGAAATCACGGTTGCAGATACCGGAATCGGCATTCCAATCAGTAGATTAAATACCATTTTTGATGCTTTTGAACTTACCGAAGAATCTATTCTTAGACCTTACGTGGGGATGGGTATTCGCCTTGCAGTTACCAAACAACTGGTGGAGTTGCATGGCGGCAAAATTCAGGTAGAATCCACTCTAGAAAAAGGTTCGTGGTTTACTTTTACACTACCGATGTCAGGAAATTTGGAAATTTTACAACAAACGCTTTCTCAAGAAGTCAGTTTAAAGGAGGTTGAAATTAAAAATTTTCAGTTTGAAAGGTTACAAGATTATTTACAACCTGCACCCCAAGAGGGAAAATTTAAAATTTTAATTGTAGATGACGATCCAGTTAATCTTCAGATCCTTAACAATTATCTCTGTTTAGAAAATTATACGGTTTATCAAGCGAGAAATGGAATCGCTGCTTTAGAAGCCATTGAGCAAGGTCTAAAGCCTGACTTAATTTTACTTGATGTAATGATGCCAAAAATGTCAGGCTATGAAGTTTGCAAAAAAATTCGCCAAACTTTTCCTGCGAATGAATTACCAATTGTGATTGTGACAGAAGCGCATAGCGTTGCTAATTTATTAGAAACTTTTGGTTCTGGAGCCAATGATTATCTAACTAAACCTATTTCAAGACACGAACTAATAGCGCGAATAGAGACTCATCTTGAACTTTCTAAAATAAATATTGCTTATGGTCGATTTGTGCCTCGGCAATTTATTAGTCTACTGGGAGAAGAAAGTATTGTTAATGTAAAACTTGGCGACCAGGTGCAGAAAGAAATGACAATCCTCTTTTCTGACATTCGCAACTTTACTAGCCTTTCAGAAGTGATGTCACCCAAAGAAAATTTTAATTTTATTAATTCTTACTTGAGTCGGGTAAGCCCAGTTATCCGGAATAATAATGGCTTTATAGATAAATATATTGGAGATGCGGTGATGGCGCTTTTTCCGGAAAGCGCTGAAGATGCTTTGCGGGCAGCGATTGAAATGCAAAAACAAGTCTCGCAGTACAATATGGAACGCCGAAGAAGCAATTTACCTCCTATCGCTATCGGCATTGGCATCCATAGTGGCAGTTTGATGCTAGGCACGATTGGAGATGAACAGCGTATGGAAGGAACCGTGATTTCAGATGCTGTGAATCTGGCGTCTCGTCTGGAAGATTTGACCAAAGCCTACGGAGCTTCTATTATTATTAGTGAAAAGACTTTGCTGGGTTTAGCAGATCCCACTCGATACAATTATAGATTTTTGGATAAAGTTAATATTAAAGGCCGTAAAGATTTATCGCCTATTTTTGAAGTTTTTGATGGTGTTATCTTAGAGAGTTTAGAGCTAAAGAGCAAAACTAGAAGCTCTTTTGAATGGGGAATTCATCTCTATTACAGCAAAAAATATGCCTCTGCGGAGGAAATTTTCAAGAAGGTCTTAGAGCAAAATAATCAAGATAAAGCGGCCAGCCTTTATGTTAAACGTTGTCAGAGATTTCAAAAACGGGGAACCGATGAAAGATGGGATGAAATTGAGTCTTTCGAGGAAGTATTTTAGGCAAAACGACAGGAGGGGATGTTTAGAGAGTGGGTTGCCAAGGCAACCTGCATCGCCGATTACCAATTCCGTGATTAAACGCTTACTTTTAAGCCTTCCAGGTCTCTGTCTGGGAATGGTTTTACCTTCTGTAACGACTTTGATGCCGATTCGAGTTTTGGCTGCTGAAAAAATATTTATTTCCTATGGACCGATACAGTTATCCCTTCCGATTTCGGCGCTGGAAGAATATGCCAGGGAAGGCAAAATTAATCAGGATTTAGGGTTTTATGCTCAATTTTTCAAGCCGGAACAGCTAGAGCAGTTACGGAAGATTTTGCAAACTCGTGCGAATGTTAGTCCGGTGGCAGTGGCTCAATTTCTCTACACGCCGCAGGGGGAAATTCTGCTGCGGCGTGTCGGCGAAGTTATTCAAACAAAAGCGTTTCAACCGGGTTTTTATGCAATTCGAGCTGCTTTAATTCAAGCTGCTGCCGATCCCGCAGGGCTGACGCCACTGAATGTACTGCGTAAGTTTCCGACTTACGCAGTTCGGATTAATTCGGATCGGGGCTTTGAGATTATTGATGAGCTGAGCAACCTGATCGAGAAAACTCAAGGAGCGATCGCTGCCGTTGAACAGGAAGCTTTGGCTGAAATCTCAGCTCAGTCATCCACTCAGCTGCCCTTTCAGCCATCACCAATGGCAACACCGTCTAATATTCCCGCAGGGCGAGATTTACAGCAACCAGGGCCGCTAAGCTGGGAAATGCAGACCCTGACGCTCAATGACCTCAGCCGCAGCCGGACCTTCCCAGTTGATGTTTATCTGCCTCAGTTGAGCGGACGAGCTGCACCCGTGATTGTAATTTCTCATGGGTTGGGAAGCGATCGCTTGTCCTATGCCTACCTGGCGAGACACTTAGCTTCTCATGGATTTGCAGTGGCTCTACCAGAGCATCCAGGCAGTAATTCCCAGCAGTTGCAGGCTCTAATTAGCGGTCTGACAAGCGATGCGGCTCCTCCCAGCGAGGCGGTTGACCGTCCTCTGGATATGAAGTATTTGCTAGATCAACTGGCAGCTACTTATCGAGGACGACTAGATATGCAAAACGTCGGCGTCCTTGGTCAATCGTTTGGCGGCTACACAGCGTTGGCGCTGGCGGGTGCAGAAATTAATTTTGAGAACCTGGAAAAAGATTGCACTGCTATCAATAGTTCGTTAAATCTGTCGCTGTTGCTCCAGTGTCGGGCGCTGCTGTTGCCGCAAATTGATTATCAATTGGGGGATGACCGAATTAAGGCAGCGATCGCGATCAATCCAGTTGATAGTAGCATCTTCGGAAAAAGTGAGATGAGTGGTATCAAAGTCCCGATAATGTTATTTTCCAGCAGTAACGATACCGCCGCACCCGCTTTATCAGAACAAATTAAACCCTTCACCTGGCTGACAACTCCCAACAAATATCTGGTTTTAATGAAAAAGGCAACGCATTTTTCCACTTTGGGAGAAGCATTTGAAGGCACTGGTGTAGTTAAAATTCCGCCGCAAGTTGCGGGACCAAATCCCGTGACTGCGTTCGGATATGTGAAAGCATTGAGTCTAGCTTTTTTTAAAACCTATGTTTCTAACGAGCCAGAATATCAAGGCTACCTGAATGCTTCTTACGCTCAATATATCAGTCGAGATGAGATTCCTTTAGTTTTAATTGAGTCTTTGACAGAGGAACAATTGCAGGGAATCATCAATACTTCTGCCGCTCAGCCAATCCCATCTCCCACACCCAATACTTTTCGGTTAACCTCTCCCCCATCCCCTCCCCTGCAAGGAAAGGGGAGGAATTCTCCCCCTTTTCTGCCAGGGGAAGGAGCAGAGGGGTTAGGTCTGCCTTACCCGAAAAGTATTGCTCCTACACCTTAAATAGAATATGCAATCGGATGATTTGAAATTAGCTCAACTGAAACAAAAACTAAATGGTGTTAGGCGTTCGGCTTGGAAACCTATCGTTCAAGAAGGTGATGGAGATTTAACTGCATCAAAGTTTGCTGGAAAACCTTGGCTGAGTGCCGATGAGACTTGGCCTACTTGTCCTAATTGTCAAAAGCCAATGCAGTTTTTTCTGCAACTGAATCTTGACAAGTTGCCTGAAAGCTTGAATGGAAAGTTTGGCAGTGGTTTATTACAATTTTTTTATTGTACCAATTATGAACCACCTTATTGTCATTGTGAGGTTGATTGTGGTGCATGGGAAGCCTTTGTAAACACTCAGCTTGTAAGAATTATTCAACCAAATACGGCACCATTACACGTAGAAATACCTGGAATAGAAGATTTGTTCGATTCTAGATTAATTTTGAACTGGGAAGAAATATATGATTACCCCGATTGGCAAGAATTGGAAATATATGGAATTAACCTAAATAAGGAAGAAGACGATGTTTTTTTTCAAAATAAATTATATCAATTAGGAGATAAGTTAGCAGGGTGGCCTATATGGGTACAAGGTTTGGAATATCCCAATTGTCCTCATTGTAATCAAGCAATGAATCAGTTTGTTTTTCAACTAGAATCAGACGGAAATGTTCCTCATATGTGGGGAGATGCAGGTATAGGATATCTCATTCAATGCCCCGAACATAAGGAACAACTTGCTTTCTTGTGGCAGTGCTAATTAAAAACTTATAGGATTAAATGCAAGGATTTCTTAACTTAAATAAACCTGTTGGATTCACTTCTCACGATTGTGTCGCCAAGGTGCGAAAACTCCTGCGCCTCAAGCGCGTGGGACACGCGGGAACCTTAGATCCGGCTGCGACTGGCGTGTTACCAATCGCGCTGGGTAAGGCGACGCGGCTGTTGCAATATTTGCGGCAGGATAAGTCTTATCGGGGGACGATTCGGCTGGGGGTAAGGACAACGACTGATGACTTGGAAGGGGAAATTATCAGCGCCCAGCCAGTGCCAAAATTAACTTTAGAACAGGTGCAAGCAGCGCTAAGGCAATTTGAGGGAAAAATTCAGCAGGTACCGCCCAGTTACAGCGCCATTCAAGTTGAGGGAAAACGCCTGTACGATAGGGCACGGGCGGGTGAAATCATTGAAGTTCCGGCGCGAGAGGTGGAAATTTATAAGCTAGAAATATTGGAGTGGCGAGAAGGAGATTTTCCCGAATTAGATGTAGCGATCGCTTGTGGTCCTGGAACTTATATTAGAGCGATCGCTCGCGATTTAGGTTCGGCG
Above is a window of Coleofasciculus sp. FACHB-1120 DNA encoding:
- the truB gene encoding tRNA pseudouridine(55) synthase TruB, producing the protein MQGFLNLNKPVGFTSHDCVAKVRKLLRLKRVGHAGTLDPAATGVLPIALGKATRLLQYLRQDKSYRGTIRLGVRTTTDDLEGEIISAQPVPKLTLEQVQAALRQFEGKIQQVPPSYSAIQVEGKRLYDRARAGEIIEVPAREVEIYKLEILEWREGDFPELDVAIACGPGTYIRAIARDLGSACATGGTLTALTRTESSGFQLSDSLTFEELEEQLKQGTFHPILASAALGHLPAVTLQATDAKAWCQGQRIPFRPLSFPALTDAEEGKLRLHDEDDRFLGIGCLLASETGYLLVPLMVFEPL
- the lexA gene encoding transcriptional repressor LexA, whose protein sequence is MEPLTDAQQQLYNWLVEYISQYQHAPSIRQMMRAMELKSPAPVQSRLEHLRAKGYIDWTEGKARTIRIVRSGTGGVPVLGAIAAGGLVEPFTDTVEQLDLASLFRQPDYYALRVIGDSMIDDQIAEGDMVIMRPVPEPDRVKNGTIVAARVEGHGTTLKRYHRQGEQITLKPANTKYDPIKVKANQVEVQGILVGVWRGYEFAAMKSGSRRR
- a CDS encoding response regulator — its product is MKFPFAVKIGLAISLLSVGVTSTSVYFFYSKTNQIVLNQMSERLKDVGRQGASLLEQDKQETIQRLRQSIEKKSLPSSQKIGTLESGEITASLLPKIAQEAMQSQDYQDLVQVLTKIRSSSRRKVFPVRFLRQAPEVKEKIPLIRSTYLIVSIPESPEYQIVKFLAHANSKNTLDHKEKSIGNLYATDQKELQQAFEGEAQAGRKFYTDEMGTFLKAAIPIKDEADNVIAVLVLEYDGTNEINQIYKLQSICISIIGISLIMSMLVAFLLARWLGSPIEKLLEGAQKVCDRNFDICIDVKSKDELGLLADAFNSMVAEIRDYAQSLESKNKDLLQINQLKDEFLANTSQELKNPLDGIIGIADSLVEGAAGQLSEIQKQNLLMILQSSQRLASMVNDIVDLEKIKHKTLELKLRPVGMQEIADVVLTLAKPFADIKGLRLINRIEPTAPLVHADENRVQQILHNLVSNAIKFTNTGCIEVFSSVSDDYMEITVADTGIGIPISRLNTIFDAFELTEESILRPYVGMGIRLAVTKQLVELHGGKIQVESTLEKGSWFTFTLPMSGNLEILQQTLSQEVSLKEVEIKNFQFERLQDYLQPAPQEGKFKILIVDDDPVNLQILNNYLCLENYTVYQARNGIAALEAIEQGLKPDLILLDVMMPKMSGYEVCKKIRQTFPANELPIVIVTEAHSVANLLETFGSGANDYLTKPISRHELIARIETHLELSKINIAYGRFVPRQFISLLGEESIVNVKLGDQVQKEMTILFSDIRNFTSLSEVMSPKENFNFINSYLSRVSPVIRNNNGFIDKYIGDAVMALFPESAEDALRAAIEMQKQVSQYNMERRRSNLPPIAIGIGIHSGSLMLGTIGDEQRMEGTVISDAVNLASRLEDLTKAYGASIIISEKTLLGLADPTRYNYRFLDKVNIKGRKDLSPIFEVFDGVILESLELKSKTRSSFEWGIHLYYSKKYASAEEIFKKVLEQNNQDKAASLYVKRCQRFQKRGTDERWDEIESFEEVF
- a CDS encoding DUF1963 domain-containing protein; the protein is MQSDDLKLAQLKQKLNGVRRSAWKPIVQEGDGDLTASKFAGKPWLSADETWPTCPNCQKPMQFFLQLNLDKLPESLNGKFGSGLLQFFYCTNYEPPYCHCEVDCGAWEAFVNTQLVRIIQPNTAPLHVEIPGIEDLFDSRLILNWEEIYDYPDWQELEIYGINLNKEEDDVFFQNKLYQLGDKLAGWPIWVQGLEYPNCPHCNQAMNQFVFQLESDGNVPHMWGDAGIGYLIQCPEHKEQLAFLWQC
- a CDS encoding alpha/beta hydrolase, which encodes MPRQPASPITNSVIKRLLLSLPGLCLGMVLPSVTTLMPIRVLAAEKIFISYGPIQLSLPISALEEYAREGKINQDLGFYAQFFKPEQLEQLRKILQTRANVSPVAVAQFLYTPQGEILLRRVGEVIQTKAFQPGFYAIRAALIQAAADPAGLTPLNVLRKFPTYAVRINSDRGFEIIDELSNLIEKTQGAIAAVEQEALAEISAQSSTQLPFQPSPMATPSNIPAGRDLQQPGPLSWEMQTLTLNDLSRSRTFPVDVYLPQLSGRAAPVIVISHGLGSDRLSYAYLARHLASHGFAVALPEHPGSNSQQLQALISGLTSDAAPPSEAVDRPLDMKYLLDQLAATYRGRLDMQNVGVLGQSFGGYTALALAGAEINFENLEKDCTAINSSLNLSLLLQCRALLLPQIDYQLGDDRIKAAIAINPVDSSIFGKSEMSGIKVPIMLFSSSNDTAAPALSEQIKPFTWLTTPNKYLVLMKKATHFSTLGEAFEGTGVVKIPPQVAGPNPVTAFGYVKALSLAFFKTYVSNEPEYQGYLNASYAQYISRDEIPLVLIESLTEEQLQGIINTSAAQPIPSPTPNTFRLTSPPSPPLQGKGRNSPPFLPGEGAEGLGLPYPKSIAPTP
- the argF gene encoding ornithine carbamoyltransferase, giving the protein MEALKGRDLLSLADLSAEEMKELLDLAAQLKTHQLSLRCNKVLGLLFYKASTRTRVSFSVAMYQLGGQVIDLNPNVTQVSRGEPLVDTARVLDRYLDILAIRTFEQEDLQSFANYAKIPIINALSDLEHPCQVLADLLTVQECFGTPDGLTLTYLGDGNNMANSLLLGCALMRMNVRIATPAEYQPDEAIVEQAKKIAQGNTEVTITNDPEAAAKGAHVLYTDVWASMGQEEQANARIPIFQPYQVNEQLLSIADPDAIVLHCLPAHREEEITDAVMEGSQSRVWDQAENRMHAQKALLVSLLGAD